The Gambusia affinis linkage group LG11, SWU_Gaff_1.0, whole genome shotgun sequence genome contains a region encoding:
- the LOC122839811 gene encoding myosin-J heavy chain-like, with translation MSNSNTASFSDSEDETTVWTLARETQDIDEILEQVNTMTIERQSLIRTIEELKIKVTETEKASQEKDEELKKLFDENKNLKECNTTLEEEKSALEQKNTNLENENILFKEINTFLEEENLSFEQTSEGLQREKTALEQRTSRLENENTAQRERISELEHEVRDRIETIYTMENQNMALRERISEAVRANGLLQNRIDVLEPDNITLDRENRDLHYILNLRRREREGERNTWMVTVSALEVTCIELGQKNINLEEEKTALEKKNTALELVNKVFEKVNSNLQLEMEQLNKRSRDKVEQQNQLTIVTALEEEKSALEEEKTVLEEEKTALEEEKTVLEKEKTALEEEKTALEQKSAALKQRITNLDQENKSLELKKAFLEQENSSLELKSISLEVINTVFEQVNTNLQVEMEQLSERLRDREEQQNQQPSGEETHSQSDSDQLQNQPNVFRRVIGGVSNILLKMHQTGTLRTASLQDCLQD, from the exons ATGAGTAACAGCAACACAGCATCCTTTTCCGATTCAGAGGATGAGACAACTGTATGGACCTTGGCAAGAGAGACACAGGATATTGATGAAATATTGGAACAAGTAAACACAATGACCATTGAAAGACAGTCGCTAATCAGAACAATCGAGGAACTGAAAATTAAAGTTACAGAAACGGAAAAGGCTtcacaagaaaaagatgaagaattaaaaaaactgtttgatgaaaacaaaaatttaaaagaatgtAATACCAccctggaagaagaaaaaagtgccctagagcagaaaaacaccaaccTGGAGAATGAAAACATCctttttaaagagataaataCCTTCTTGGAGGAGGAAAACCTGTCCTTCGAGCAGACAAGTGAGGGACTGCAAAGAGAAAAGACTGCCTTGGAACAGAGAACGTCCagattagaaaatgaaaacacagcacagagagaaagaatatCCGAATTAGAACACGAAGTCAGAGATAGGATAGAAACAATATACACAATGGAAAATCAAAACATGGCTCTGAGGGAGAGAATTTCTGAAGCAGTGAGGGCAAATGGCCTCCTGCAGAACAGAATAGATGTTTTGGAACCGGATAATATTACTCTTGACCGCGAGAACAGAGATCTTCATTACATTCTAAATTTGAGAAGACGGGAACGGGAGGGAGAAAGAAACACCTGGATGGTAACGGTCAGTGCTCTGGAGGTGACATGCATTGAGCTGGGGCAGAAAAACATTaacctggaggaggaaaagaccgctctagaaaagaaaaacacagctcTGGAACTTGTAAACAAGGTCTTTGAGAAAGTAAATAGTAACCTGCAGCTTGAAATGGAACAGCTGAACAAAAGGTCGAGGGACAAAGTGGAACAACAGAACCAGCTGACTATAGTCACTGCCCTGGAGGAGGAAAAGTCTGccctggaggaggaaaagaccgtcctggaggaggaaaagaccgccctggaggaggaaaagaccgtcctggagaaggaaaagaccgccctggaggaggaaaagactGCCCTGGAGCAAAAAAGTGCTGCCCTGAAGCAGAGGATAACCAACTTGGACCAGGAAAACAAGAGTTTGGAGCTGAAAAAGGCCTTCCTGGAGCAGGAGAACAGCTCTCTGGAGCTGAAAAGCATCTCTCTGGAGGTTATAAATACTGTGTTTGAGCAGGTAAACACCAACCTGCAGGTTGAAATGGAACAGCTGAGCGAAAGGTTGAGGGACAGAGAGgaacagcagaaccagcagccaTCTGGAGAGGAAACACACAGCCAGTCGGATTCAGACCAGCTCCAGAATCAGCCAAATGTTTTCAGACGTGTGATTGGAGGCGTCTCCAACATACTTCTGAAAATGCACCAAACAGGCACTCTGAG gactgcctccctccaggactgcctccaggactga